The region TTCCGGGCCAACCATTCCAAGTGTGAAGCCTATTAAGCGTCGCCGCCTCCATATAATCGAGAGCGATTCAGACTCCGATTAAACGATGAGTTTTGAAATACTTTATGCCTTATTTTGGCTTGAAATTCCTTACAAATTTCTTGTAAATCTTAATAAAAGCGTTCTTCACCGATTCCATgtgcaaatatttttaaacgAACCACGTCAGTTAAGCTCGTAGCATTATCAGCTGATCTTCATCAGCCAATCAGTTAATCCGCGTCACATACTTGCTTCCTGTCTGCAATAACTTCACGCCTccactcgaattttttcatgtttatattattaataagtaatcatacggtttttctcgttcaatttggaattaatttgcacttgtgagtttttcaaaaagctgaaattgcactcgccgaagcggctcgtgcaatttcagctttttgaaaaactcactcgtgcaaattaattccaaattgaactcgaaaccgtatgattacctatactaatttcATCGtagattcattcctcacgggaacattggaacccacaactgcgaggatcatatatgatccatttcatatataatttcgttgttaaactgtaaactgaaattttatTAGCAATTATTCCGCGAGAGCACATCAAATATGAGATTGTAAATAGCTAACGAGGCGCGTAGTGCCAAGTTGGCGATAActagtctcatatccaacaagtgcgaatggaataattgttttattaaattttcattacattctgaacgcttggacatttgaaaattaaggCCAATTAGGTCATacagtatatgagctgataaccgagattgagtgaaccaattaTAATATCCGAGGTCAAAGATTACATAATAAAATATAACCAGGTATAAGATACTGAATTACTTCGGAAATATTCTGTCTGAGTATAAATTATAGCTCCTTGTGGTAATAActtattgctgaaaaaaaaactaatgatACCTCGATTACTTGGGAAATTAAGACGATATTAGATAGATACGTGTGTGACTCGTCACTAATatgttttcacaaaatgttcccaaaTCGTCAAGTATTTCCACATAAGACAAGAACACCAttataaaagcttattctacggtaattttgagagtggaaatcaagtttacggccGACGGTTAATACAAGCACATTGTTGAGGCCACATTGAATATTTAATTACGTTTACACAACAAAAAGATGCTAACCCCAGTTTTATATGAAAAtcctttactattgccataaaattTATCCAGACATCTTCACTAGgctcttaatttttttccgtgatTTCAAGTAAAATTCCCTGAATTTCATTCCCTTAGGTGCGGGCCATTTCTGTCTCGCTCGATGGCGGTTTTCGGCATATCACAGTATGATGTCATTTCAACAATCCTTTGTTTATTTCAACCGATTCCAATAAAAACTGGCCAGTGGTTGTCTAATTTCATAAACATCCGATGTGCCAAATTTGTAAGGAAATGGAAGTAACGCAATTTCTCAACAATCTTACCCTGAACGGCTGCAATTTTGCGGCCGTGGTGGAGGGGGTGTGGGAAAAGGATTCAAAAGGATATTCAGTTTAAGTTGTTGATTGGATGCTCTTAAAAATAACCAAGAATATTGtccaaagaaatgtttttgaacaaaaTGAGGACCCGGACTTTAAAGCGCTGATTGGCCTTCGAACGACTGAGCCCTGTAGAACATCTATTGCACCAGTAAGGGGCACCCTCTTAGAAGGGTAAACCTGGCCTATTGTATTTTCCGCTTTGGTTTACATGAGAGATAGGGTCACCCTAGGGGTAGGGCCACCCTATCTGcttggtagggtaaccctaggaGGGCCAACTTTTTGCCATGTGAACACTTGAGGTAGGGTCACCCTTCTAGCAGGGTCAACTTTTGTGGGATCGGATTACTGTCAGATTGCAGCGAAAGTCTGTAATGAGGGTCACCCTTTCTCCATGTACACAGGTCCTAAAACAAAATGTTCTATTAACTTGCCTGACGCATTCTACAAGCACCTGGACAGAACCATACGATATCACTAGCTTTCACAACCTTTTCTCTGTACGCAACCCTCACTTTCAAATATGCAAAAAATATTTatctatcgcacgaaccatccatcCTTCCCCCTCAACTGCTACCAGTACGCCTACAAACATATCGAACTCACTCTCCTAAGCTCCGACAACCCCTagttctaaaaactaaaactccattggtttttgttttcagtagGACAAGTTTGACTAGTTAAAGTCGGCAAAATCCAGAAGTACCGTGAAAACAGCTCGTCTTAAGTTTAGCGGgttaaaaatgcaagctgttttcTCAAGCAAAAACCAGGGATTGTCTCGCCTTTATGACCGGAAATTCCCTCAAAGAGTTATACTATCTCGAGAGATGGTGTATAACTCATCCTCATAAATGCCACAGCCAATTACATTGCCCGTAGTGACAGAAAAAGGGAAATACTGGGTTGTGCTTTACCGCATAGACTGCAGTCAGATTACAATAACATAAATAACCGTTCATCACACTGCACATGAAACAGTAAGCAACCTACTTTGAAACTGATTTGTTCAACATTATTTCATAActttttttctcaagaaaacGCCAATGAAGAGGAGAAATTAGAATTTCTGAATGAGATTGAGCTCATGAAGGTACTGGGGAAGAGTTCAAACGTGCTGAATTTTGTAGGCTGTTGGACAGAGGCCACTCCACAGAAGACGCCTCTTCGTCTGATTATGGAGTATGTTCCCCATGGAGACTTGCTTCACTGgttgagagcaaaaagaagtCAGGTAATTATGTTAGCCAAACATCATTAGTAAGCCAATTCCTATAGATGCATTGAGTATTAAgggaaaaacaaagaatattacaaCATTTGGATAGGAAAATTCAAAGGAATGTCCTACGGCGAGCTTCACTTGCATCTTAAAACTAAActcatctggccccagttgttccaagggtggatagcgctatccactggataactcaatcggttttcctagtgtttatccggtggatggcgctatccaccttttgaacaatcgaGGCCTGGGTGTTAGCCAAAACAAATTGTATGGTTGTGACTTTGTGGGTCAATGAGGACCACAAACCGCTTTTTTAAGATAACACTTATTGCTTACTTGTATACACAGATTAGAGGTTCTACCTTGGGAGCTGTCGTTATTACTGAAAGCAAAAAACAGTatgcagaaacaaaagaatgcaacaCAGCTACACTAGACCAGGTATATGCTTCTTAAATTTGATATGATGTTAAATCCAGGATGCAGACCTGATAGATCTTTATTCTCATTCCTTTgtgccattttttttaaaaactggagCAATATCAAATGCCTAAAACCCACAGTAAACATTATTGGATAGCCTTGTAGAAATTATTTGTCTGCAGCTAAAGCTTATAGATACATGTACCAACAGGCCATATAATTGTGATTCAGGGATGCAGCTAAGTGCCGGCTGCTGGTGAAAATCGCCGCTTGAGAAAAGGGTGATCGCCGGCTGAATCGAGGCTGCATTTTTGCCGTCGATCGAAGCAACTGAGAAGATCGCAAATTATTTtctacaaagtttaaaagtcattcgatgtattaacaaaaaaaaaagaatttctgTTAGTCGACACGGAATTATCACTAGAATTTATCGAtactggaaatgaaatgaaagcgtTGTTTAAGTACTTTTCGGCGTGTCTTCTCTTTCCCTGTATTTGCCATCTTGAAGAATGCCGGGTGTTGTGAATGCCAGGTCCCTTTCATGCTCAGAGCACAAACGTAACGGCCACAACCGCAGCAGCTTCGACTTGTTATGTTACACCGTGCAACGCCTGCTGGAACTTTTTTGCAGAGCCGTTCCACTCCAACGTGTAACAGTGGCTTTGTGCTGCCATTGATAATTTTGAAGTGACCATGTAATCTGTTGTTTCACTTACTAGAAGAGTAATCGACATTTAGAGTTATAGAAGGCAAAGTAGAGTGTTAACATAAATTGATttgactgtaaaaaaaaaaataaaaataatggcAGCCCAAAAAAGGATAATTAACTTGAAGGCTGAGGCTTAAATCAATGTTTGTTAACTCAACTGCAATGAATCTTTTGTTAATTTAACGGAATAAATTTCTCACTTAGGGTGGTGAAGCAGATGAGACTAAAACAGTTGTGTTGTATGGAAACAGCTGCATTTCCACATGTGCCCCAGAACATGAGGAAATCATCGCTTCTGATAACATTGATTCTGCATCACCTTTGATGTGCTTCCCCTGTACATCGACAGAAGATCACAAAGAAACAATCACCTCTAGCAGCAATGAATGTGTGATACCCATGATTGCCATTAGCTGTCCTACCACATGTGGGGAAGGACAGAAAAAGGCCCTCCCTTCTGGCAACGATGAATGCACAGTACCCTTTTTAAGCCTCCCTTCAGTAAGTGGAGAAGAATATGATGAAACCATCGCTTCTGGAAACATTGATCCTGCATCACCCTTGATGTGCTTCCCCTCTACATCGGCAGAAGATCACAAAGAAAAAATCACCTCTAGTAGCAATGAATGTGTGATACCCATGATTGTCATTAGCTGCCCTACCACGTCTGGGGAAGGACAGAAAAAATCCCTCCCTTCTGGCAACGATGAATGCACAGTACCCTTTTTAAGCCTCCCTTCAGTAAGTGGAGAAGAATATGATGAAACCATTGCTTCTGGCAACAGTAAAAGCACAATACCATTGTCCAGCACCCCTCCTGCTTCTGCAGGAGACGATGAAGGAGAAGACCTCATCGGTGATATCAATGATGAAAGTGGGATTTCTTTGCTCAGCTGCTCTTTAACATATCCAGCAGGAAATGAAGGAACTGACATCGCTGATGGCAGCAATGCGATACCTTTGGTGGTAGTTTCGTCATCCGCGTCAAACCAGGAAGATGTTCCCACCAAAAATATGGGCGATGACTGTGATGAGGATTGCGAGTCATTTGCTCCACTTGATCTTATAAAACTTGCCTGGCAGATTGCACGTGGCATGGTAAGCTAATAATGATTGGAATGACATAAGTCAATTTTCGCAAACCATCTGGTTGTAATCGCTATAATTGCTCAGCTAGCTTCAGGGTCTAGCCATAGCAGCAATAAGATCTCTCTTTGTGACTGGGAATCACGATTACCTAAACTCTATCCAAGTCAGTGTTGTAATATTGTTGTTCGCAGCATTAAGTGAAATCTTTGCATTGCTTAAAAGGTGGTTGATTGGTCCTTTGAGCTTTGTAATGCCTGGCTTGGCATATCAGTACATGTTGTTGCTCCCAGTTTATTTATGGTGTTCGGTTAGTATCATACTGATGAGATTTTTAGTGGAGTGGAAGTATTGAACTCCTATCcttgtataaacaaattctTTCGTTTAGAAAGTGCTAATACCTAACGCTAAGTAAGTCTATTTGAAGAAATCAATTATGTTCGGAGTCACTTTCACTGGATGTACAATTGGCGTGATATGATCAAGGCGTCTGTTTGGCCCGACGGTTTCTTGAAATTCTCCAGTTCCCAAGCCACTAGCCAAATCCAAAGGAATATCCATGGTTATTCTTTTTCGTTTACAGACCTATCTTTCCCAGAAGGGCCTAGTCCACAGGGACTTAGCTGCAAGGAACATTCTCGTGGGTCATGGTAAGAGAGTCAAGATTGCTGACTTTGGATTGATGAGGCATTTGTACCATGAGGTGTACAAAGTAGACACTGGGAAGAAACTGCCAGTGAAGTGGATGGCTCCCGAGTCAATTTTTGAAGAGATCTTCACCACCAGGAGCGATGTGTGAGTATTATGTTTGATAACTAACGCAATGCAGCGCGCGTGCAAGgattgcaacaaaaaaaaacatggcttcGATAcaaaaatcattttatttgctcaatgcatccgttatctgtactatttttcctcataattgaacaaagtgttttgatggttttagtcttttatgagaaatgtatgttagaaacGGTAACAATGCACTGAATGCAAAGAACTTCgcaattcgcagatttttctttgttatggaAAGAACCCTGTTAAATGCAGGGCATGTGTAGTTAGTCaaaaaattgcgattgaatGCGGAAAGGCTCTCTCggaaatacgcctatttctcgagaaccactCGTTAGAATTGAACGCAATTTGGCACAAAGATACTTTGAAATACGtaactggagtattgaaaaaaatttaaactttaacagaggaaattctagatattccagtgaaccttcaagAAGAGATAATTACAGATTTCTCTGTCAATTAAAtgtttattaaaatagtgttaacttgtgagcatcgttacaagcttgttgcatgcaaattataaagaaaatctaacgaccagtttttctgcaaataaacaaaaccgattttaaaggcctgcttatatttattcatgttgccatggcaattgcatatacgtcagcttaactatAAAAAAACCGAAGATCGTGTTGTTAACTTTTTACCTACCATTTTTGGGgaccaaaggatcaagggttttagagaaaaaggtaaatgaaacattggtaaggagtcagggtggcttagtggttatctatcgggcctcccaccactgcgagccggggttcaattctggcctcggccagcatatgggctgagtttcagtcgatcttaACCTGAcgcgagggtttttctccgggttctccggttttcctccctcatcgaAATCGACTCGCAGCTatttaacatctagctgtggtgctgtgctccgacatcaaacatggactgtatagcggcagccagaggcgcatttgtatgctttcagtccgatgtcgtgagccgcgcgcttcgcaattcagtcgtcgactgcaagtaagggtgattagcactagaaatatttaattgtgttcagccaccttaagtcaGTACTGAAACACAAGATAATCAATATTGTTACTGTATTTTTCATTTCCTATTTTCCCAtccccataatgcaatacgtctTGTGGGGTCCtttgcataaaaacaatacaagttatttactgtTGGGtcctgtatcatgcttcagtgaattGGATATCCAATGTTTAacgccctccccccccccccccaaaaaaaaaagaaaaaaaaaaattaactgtattatgggatttttgaAAAAAGCAAATTTCATAGATTGTATTCAATGTTGGAGATAACCTGTCATCTTTGGTATTGTATCAATTAAATTTCACTTCTAATTCCAAACTACACACCAGCAGCAAAATGAACACTATTTGGTTTTGCTGATCCATTTGTTTTACTTGCAGTTGGTCCTATGGCGTGGTCCTGTGGGAAATCGCAACTCTTGGTCAGTGATAAGAATTATTTatacaattttaattaatatatttttaccATACTTTTAGTCGTTTGCTGATAATGAGACTCGAATGCAAGAACATGTGTTTTGTGAAACTACAGTTATTCAAAAATGTGTGTATCATCTCTTCGATATTAGGATAACCTGGCCCTGGCCTGGcccggataactttatccaatAGATAAGCCtccatcatttttttttataaaatataCTCCACATTGCACAATTAAACGTTGGCCACttgactggctgactgactTGCCAATGAACCACTTACCATCTGACCCGTTGAACGAACGAGCAAACAAAAGAAcgattttctttatttttttgcacTTTAAAAGCCCATTACATAAATTGTTAGTGACAGAGTGGCTGAAACAGTATGCTTATTAAATTGAAGAAACAATTAGACTATTGCACAAGACCGTGTTATCTTTTGTTCTAACTTAGATGGCCATATAGGATATCACACCACATATCAAGTCTTATTCGAGCCACTTACGGAAACTAGAAATGAACCGATGATCAGTAATAGTAGTACgactgagtggagtacaattaAGGGAGTAATCGTgcaaatgatt is a window of Montipora foliosa isolate CH-2021 chromosome 5, ASM3666993v2, whole genome shotgun sequence DNA encoding:
- the LOC138003122 gene encoding uncharacterized protein; translated protein: MASILGFSIGGVSWLGFLLLIGYSCHKKRRKKRSTKWTAKDIKPLNSYEIPPARIEKLEEVGQGAFGKVHKAKLIDGLEFFNKNTKDCCEKNFKYKIVAVKELHENANEEEKLEFLNEIELMKVLGKSSNVLNFVGCWTEATPQKTPLRLIMEYVPHGDLLHWLRAKRSQIRGSTLGAVVITESKKQYAETKECNTATLDQGGEADETKTVVLYGNSCISTCAPEHEEIIASDNIDSASPLMCFPCTSTEDHKETITSSSNECVIPMIAISCPTTCGEGQKKALPSGNDECTVPFLSLPSVSGEEYDETIASGNIDPASPLMCFPSTSAEDHKEKITSSSNECVIPMIVISCPTTSGEGQKKSLPSGNDECTVPFLSLPSVSGEEYDETIASGNSKSTIPLSSTPPASAGDDEGEDLIGDINDESGISLLSCSLTYPAGNEGTDIADGSNAIPLVVVSSSASNQEDVPTKNMGDDCDEDCESFAPLDLIKLAWQIARGMTYLSQKGLVHRDLAARNILVGHGKRVKIADFGLMRHLYHEVYKVDTGKKLPVKWMAPESIFEEIFTTRSDVWSYGVVLWEIATLGGSPYALKKHKEVLESLKSGYRLEKPDICTDRVYTLMTDCWNQDPDERPSFERLYKRLDDMLEEQEEYFSWDNHDESKYYYSTQTSKTAEVDELDNLEVANLPDVSKQGSNAAEADEADIIQVEKPENVSKASLII